The following coding sequences lie in one Listeria ivanovii subsp. londoniensis genomic window:
- a CDS encoding NfeD family protein: MKHNFTEDDFVYGDSWGLVHRGVLEDKEIERMKALRDKVVGKKGVAATTLKPIGSVKIDGEVYEARLKTGYLEVGKPIVAVAIDFGYVLVNEDIQEEEK, encoded by the coding sequence TTGAAGCATAATTTTACAGAAGATGACTTTGTATATGGAGATTCATGGGGACTCGTGCATCGGGGGGTTTTAGAAGATAAAGAAATCGAACGAATGAAAGCGTTACGAGATAAAGTAGTAGGAAAAAAAGGTGTAGCTGCAACGACACTGAAACCAATTGGTAGTGTCAAAATAGATGGAGAAGTCTATGAAGCTCGCCTGAAAACAGGATATTTGGAAGTGGGCAAACCAATAGTTGCAGTAGCTATTGACTTTGGATATGTGCTCGTGAATGAAGATATACAAGAGGAGGAAAAATGA
- a CDS encoding RNA polymerase sigma factor — protein MNEDMQDYFVHCITENKADFYRLAFSYVKSEADALDIIQDSIQKALISLHTVKNKDSLKSWFYKIVVRTSIDSLRKKKKVIVMNQDKLFHLNGLVEDKYENIDLKIQLEKLPIKYKTVIILRYFEDLSLEEISYIINRNLSTTKTRLYKAIKLLRQNLKEGELNKHE, from the coding sequence ATGAATGAAGATATGCAAGATTATTTCGTACATTGTATTACGGAGAATAAAGCAGATTTCTATCGTTTAGCATTTAGCTACGTAAAGTCAGAAGCAGATGCACTCGATATTATACAAGATTCTATTCAGAAAGCACTTATCAGTTTACATACTGTTAAAAATAAAGATTCACTGAAAAGTTGGTTTTACAAAATCGTTGTGCGCACATCGATTGATTCTCTTCGAAAAAAGAAAAAAGTAATTGTCATGAATCAAGATAAACTTTTCCATCTGAATGGGCTAGTGGAGGATAAATATGAAAATATTGATTTAAAAATCCAATTAGAAAAATTGCCCATTAAATACAAAACTGTTATCATCTTACGGTATTTTGAAGACTTAAGCTTAGAAGAAATTTCTTACATCATCAATCGAAACCTAAGCACTACTAAGACACGACTCTATAAGGCTATCAAACTACTTCGACAAAATCTGAAAGAGGGAGAGTTGAATAAGCATGAATAA
- a CDS encoding DUF3298 and DUF4163 domain-containing protein translates to MNKLRLDYKNTTIPDELNTIVQQSLQKKPQKNFFTFKRSILTTLAIVIAVFIITISTNSAIAQAMMQVPLVKNIVQVFVGTEHTEKTAKTEISLKLPKIQGLEEKTLQKDINKAYINTGEELLKEYKTEIERGNEYIEISSDFEEINNTNQLLTIRLTTEKIRASSYTENSYLNLDKKNQKILKLNDLFKDDSYVNLIKNNILLQTHQQMETNPEKIYWDINEWEPSFSAQNLEKHFYINTNNKLVITFNKYEVAPGSMGNIEFKIPTSVIKNCLKNNTFIK, encoded by the coding sequence ATGAATAAATTACGACTAGATTATAAAAATACAACAATTCCGGATGAATTAAATACGATTGTACAGCAGTCATTGCAAAAAAAGCCACAAAAAAATTTTTTTACTTTTAAACGGAGCATTTTAACAACTCTAGCTATTGTAATCGCTGTCTTTATTATTACTATCTCTACTAATTCAGCCATCGCACAAGCTATGATGCAAGTGCCCCTTGTGAAAAATATTGTCCAAGTTTTTGTAGGCACAGAACATACTGAAAAAACGGCAAAAACAGAAATCTCCTTAAAACTACCTAAAATACAAGGACTTGAAGAAAAGACATTGCAGAAAGATATAAATAAAGCTTATATCAATACCGGAGAAGAGCTCTTAAAAGAATACAAAACAGAAATAGAGCGTGGTAATGAATATATTGAGATTTCAAGCGACTTTGAAGAAATAAACAACACTAATCAACTTCTCACGATTCGACTTACAACAGAAAAAATCCGAGCTAGTAGCTACACAGAAAATAGTTATCTCAACTTAGATAAAAAAAACCAAAAAATATTGAAGCTAAATGATCTTTTCAAAGATGATAGTTATGTGAACTTAATTAAAAACAATATTCTATTACAAACACATCAACAAATGGAAACAAATCCAGAAAAAATTTATTGGGATATTAATGAATGGGAACCCTCCTTTTCTGCCCAAAATTTAGAAAAACATTTTTATATTAACACAAATAACAAATTAGTTATTACATTTAATAAATATGAAGTTGCACCTGGATCTATGGGAAATATCGAATTCAAAATCCCAACAAGTGTTATCAAAAATTGTCTCAAAAATAATACATTTATCAAATAA
- the floA gene encoding flotillin-like protein FloA (flotillin-like protein involved in membrane lipid rafts): MTMIGPIIIAVLIIIFLIVFFTLVPVGLWISALSARVPVGLGTLIGMRLRRVVPSRVVKPLIKAVKAGLDLEVNQLESHYLAGGDVDNTVDALIAAHRANIELDFSRAAAIDLAGRDVLEAVQTSVTPKVIRTPEFTGVAQNGVEVKVITQITVQSNIERIVGGAGEDTVIARVGEAVVSTVGETKEHTDVLENPNSISKKVQEQGLGDGTAYTILSIDIAEMRIGDNIKAKLDIEKANADMEVAQAAASKRKAEAIALEQENRAAVVAAEAEVPRALSQALEAGNLGVMDFYKMENVQSDTAMRESIAHEDEK; encoded by the coding sequence ATGACAATGATTGGACCAATTATTATCGCAGTACTTATTATCATCTTTTTAATCGTATTTTTCACTTTAGTACCAGTGGGATTATGGATTAGTGCTTTATCTGCACGTGTACCAGTAGGACTAGGAACATTAATCGGAATGAGATTACGCCGGGTTGTACCATCTCGCGTTGTAAAACCGTTAATTAAAGCCGTAAAAGCAGGACTAGATTTAGAAGTAAACCAATTAGAAAGTCACTATTTAGCTGGTGGGGATGTGGATAACACAGTTGATGCGTTAATCGCTGCACACCGCGCAAATATTGAATTAGATTTTAGCCGTGCTGCAGCAATTGATCTTGCTGGACGTGACGTGCTTGAAGCTGTACAAACTTCTGTAACACCAAAAGTTATTCGTACACCTGAATTTACTGGTGTGGCGCAAAACGGGGTAGAAGTGAAAGTTATTACACAAATTACCGTGCAATCTAACATCGAACGTATTGTTGGGGGTGCTGGGGAAGATACAGTTATCGCTCGTGTCGGGGAAGCCGTAGTATCTACAGTCGGTGAAACGAAAGAGCATACGGATGTACTTGAAAATCCAAACAGTATCTCGAAAAAAGTCCAAGAACAAGGACTGGGAGACGGAACTGCTTATACTATTTTATCGATTGATATTGCTGAAATGCGTATTGGAGACAATATTAAAGCAAAATTAGACATCGAAAAAGCGAACGCAGACATGGAAGTTGCTCAAGCAGCCGCATCGAAACGTAAAGCAGAAGCGATTGCCTTAGAACAAGAAAATAGAGCAGCCGTAGTAGCCGCGGAAGCAGAAGTGCCACGTGCCTTATCACAAGCTTTAGAAGCAGGAAATCTTGGCGTAATGGATTTCTACAAAATGGAAAATGTCCAATCAGATACAGCGATGCGTGAATCGATTGCACATGAAGACGAAAAATAA
- a CDS encoding polysaccharide deacetylase family protein, with amino-acid sequence MHRKKWNKQNFLLLLLICLIPLCFFSIILVIKSFTFAEDTSASTDYPTKEQPAKQYVNKELTDKLKPKKIEQPVKIDGKTVFLTFDDGPTTYLNEFISVLDKEKVPAAFFFVGNCLNQMNKETASKLVNSKHSIGLHSYTHNAKLLYRNTNPTFIPEMERLKTDIKNKTGVTTNLIRAPYGSTYLTDSEYQNVKQKGFKMLDWNVDSNDWRYQDNSNSVIQSVMTQVKNLEQSNEPLVILFHERKNTLQALPTIIQKLKEKGYRFSAYTEKTPFTKIFKE; translated from the coding sequence ATGCACAGAAAAAAATGGAACAAACAAAACTTCTTGTTACTTTTACTAATTTGCCTAATCCCACTTTGTTTCTTTAGTATCATTCTAGTAATAAAAAGCTTTACTTTTGCAGAAGATACAAGTGCTTCAACTGATTATCCAACAAAAGAACAACCGGCAAAACAATATGTCAATAAAGAACTGACAGATAAACTTAAGCCTAAAAAAATCGAGCAACCAGTAAAAATTGATGGAAAAACAGTTTTTTTAACTTTTGACGATGGGCCAACGACTTATTTAAATGAGTTTATTTCTGTACTAGACAAAGAAAAAGTTCCTGCAGCATTCTTTTTTGTAGGCAACTGCTTAAATCAAATGAATAAAGAAACTGCATCCAAACTGGTGAATTCTAAACACAGCATTGGTTTACATAGTTATACTCACAATGCTAAGCTCCTTTATCGGAACACGAATCCCACTTTTATTCCTGAAATGGAACGCTTAAAAACAGATATAAAAAATAAAACAGGCGTTACAACAAATCTTATTCGCGCGCCTTATGGTAGTACTTATTTAACAGATAGCGAATATCAAAATGTGAAGCAAAAAGGCTTTAAAATGCTTGATTGGAATGTTGATAGTAATGATTGGCGCTATCAAGATAATTCAAATAGTGTCATTCAGTCAGTGATGACACAAGTGAAAAACTTAGAACAAAGCAATGAGCCGTTAGTTATCTTATTCCATGAACGAAAAAACACCCTACAAGCATTACCAACAATCATCCAAAAATTGAAAGAAAAAGGGTATCGTTTTAGTGCTTACACCGAAAAAACTCCTTTTACAAAAATCTTCAAAGAATGA
- a CDS encoding uracil-DNA glycosylase: MVKTWDEFLKQEATQPYFIDLMKEVADARAKGNVYPSEEDMFSCFRLCPYDKVKVVILGQDPYHGPGQAHGLSFSVQKGVRIPPSLRNIYKELKTDLDIEPADHGHLAKWAKQGVLLMNTSWSVEEGKAGSHKKLGWATFTEHVLEELNNYEKPLVFILWGNHAIKAASGITNPKHLLIEGVHPSPLAASRGFFGSKPFSKTNDFLEKAGRTPINWDLNE; this comes from the coding sequence ATGGTAAAAACTTGGGATGAATTTCTGAAGCAAGAAGCTACCCAACCATATTTTATTGATTTAATGAAGGAAGTCGCGGATGCTAGGGCAAAAGGAAACGTTTATCCGTCAGAAGAAGACATGTTTTCCTGTTTCCGCTTATGTCCATACGATAAAGTCAAAGTCGTTATTCTCGGCCAAGATCCATATCACGGACCAGGACAAGCGCACGGACTTAGCTTCTCCGTCCAAAAAGGAGTGCGGATTCCACCAAGCCTCAGAAACATCTACAAAGAATTAAAAACCGACCTAGATATCGAACCAGCTGACCACGGACATCTTGCTAAATGGGCCAAACAAGGCGTGCTGCTGATGAACACTAGCTGGAGTGTGGAAGAAGGTAAAGCAGGGAGTCACAAAAAATTAGGCTGGGCGACTTTTACCGAACATGTACTTGAAGAATTAAATAACTATGAAAAGCCATTAGTATTTATTTTATGGGGAAATCATGCTATTAAAGCCGCAAGTGGAATCACTAATCCAAAACATTTATTAATCGAAGGCGTTCACCCATCACCACTCGCAGCAAGTCGTGGATTTTTCGGAAGTAAACCGTTTTCAAAAACGAATGATTTTCTAGAAAAAGCTGGAAGAACCCCGATTAATTGGGATTTAAATGAATAA
- a CDS encoding glycosyltransferase family 2 protein, with product MNLSVIDTGIPAINIFITFLFVILLTYPILGGFAWFVGAFCYTFLFKYKQENWTDIPTTVEPFITIMVPAHNEEVVIEGTIEYLMNKINYTNYEILVTDDGSTDSTPAILDQLMEKYDNLRVVRIEKNKGKAHAFNIGTAFAKGELILSNDADTVPEPDALWKYVNYFIREDAHNIAAVTSNMDVQNRSTLVGKSQTVEFSSIVGIIKRTQTSVFGVIYAYSGANTMYRKDALMDVGMFRQDRATEDISIAWDHQFDGWLSLFATDIIFFMEVPETLNMLYKQRKRWAKGGTEVWLTNFKKVLRHPFQNIGRTSLFVDQTLSISWTFFFWISSAIFFARFIYLLFIWDTQQILFMLTVAFVFVCFEMVAGILQLLAALLIDDKGNKLKYFLFTPLYLLFYWIMNAVTILMTFIPAVKTILGFGTGVWTSPERRQK from the coding sequence ATGAATTTAAGTGTGATTGATACTGGGATTCCAGCAATTAATATTTTCATAACTTTTTTATTCGTCATTTTACTAACGTACCCGATTTTAGGTGGATTTGCATGGTTCGTCGGTGCGTTTTGTTATACTTTTTTGTTCAAATACAAGCAGGAGAATTGGACGGATATCCCAACAACAGTCGAACCATTTATTACGATTATGGTTCCAGCTCATAATGAGGAAGTTGTTATTGAGGGTACGATTGAATACTTAATGAACAAAATCAATTATACAAATTACGAGATCCTAGTTACTGATGATGGTTCCACTGATTCTACGCCAGCTATTTTAGATCAATTAATGGAGAAATACGATAATCTTCGCGTTGTCCGGATTGAAAAAAACAAAGGAAAAGCGCACGCCTTCAATATTGGGACAGCTTTCGCGAAAGGTGAATTGATATTAAGTAATGACGCGGATACGGTTCCCGAGCCTGATGCGTTATGGAAATATGTTAATTACTTTATTCGCGAGGATGCGCATAATATCGCAGCAGTTACTTCTAATATGGACGTGCAAAACCGCTCCACTTTAGTTGGTAAATCACAAACTGTGGAGTTCTCTAGTATTGTCGGTATTATTAAGCGGACACAAACGAGTGTATTTGGCGTTATTTATGCTTATAGTGGCGCAAACACGATGTATCGTAAAGACGCTTTAATGGATGTTGGGATGTTCAGACAAGACCGCGCAACTGAAGATATTAGTATCGCTTGGGATCATCAATTCGACGGCTGGCTTTCTCTTTTTGCAACGGATATTATCTTTTTCATGGAAGTTCCAGAAACATTAAATATGCTTTACAAACAACGCAAACGCTGGGCAAAAGGTGGTACCGAAGTTTGGCTGACGAATTTCAAAAAGGTACTCCGGCACCCGTTTCAAAATATTGGCCGGACTTCCCTCTTCGTTGACCAAACATTGAGTATTTCTTGGACGTTCTTTTTCTGGATATCTAGTGCGATTTTCTTTGCCAGATTTATTTATTTGCTTTTCATTTGGGATACACAGCAAATTTTGTTCATGCTCACCGTCGCCTTTGTTTTCGTTTGCTTTGAAATGGTTGCTGGTATTTTACAACTCCTCGCCGCCCTGCTTATTGATGATAAAGGGAATAAATTAAAATATTTCTTATTCACACCGCTTTACTTATTATTTTATTGGATTATGAATGCTGTAACGATTTTGATGACCTTTATCCCTGCTGTTAAGACAATTTTAGGTTTCGGGACAGGCGTTTGGACTAGCCCAGAAAGACGTCAAAAATAA
- a CDS encoding tetratricopeptide repeat protein codes for MKRKIHSKFNSLSKHVKITITILFILFFVYTVFIFVKDGWQGTLNDLPKKIITGTISFIGIYEAGVLFFSRNFNVIKPSATPTVVFVDRSSELKHLIDLILKKHNINIIGQSGIGKTHLAKQLTAILNLEETLEDRYKDLTPTTDVLAFYIHNENNLSLEEIVIREVNNSTNKEILTINNVLKLFDEIGTKHIILTFDGIKKDAEQRAEIELLLKKLQMDKIQFIIISEEVLNAPQVIATSFDIGENRFTTVEIGEMVGKIYADKIDTDIEAIYHNSSGLPVLIDLFVRNSHPEGNYHFSSILESLWKSESQYNLFREIIVRCIYDNSAEIEDISFAKIDIDALNDKYFISYKFENNQVKIHKLVEQGFHYVFDKRDKDIYQKLHAKTFTKYRNTDAKRALTHLLCANTEKINEESEFIIATYESLFVSDSYDILLNCFQSFNNRCNKSGIDKKITTYITYGNLYSLMGIGSYKDADNFFGKLTVDYAPLQVNQAANEMDYRFLFKKTDLSHLVNHFETALEDLELLIISLKSSNIPQKTKDKYDLEYQLLRAHIYGHMGENLYNVVKIYSNLLAQVSKFYKQEPSDYSTIYIKSLYGLICSHMALHSDTNEFSYEAHFEMIKEAISKDPSELEHLHYRVNRHYSMFLRQKKDFIKSEKVLKDSIYYFEQHNHRIIYDFYFSLADLYREQEKFDDAIENYKMAEQYAENISDTNLYIYCRLGTILAMVQNKKNKEQYSAELINLLKQAKEAKMYIHVLHIQLILYALTNQQETNGLLVNELSSRGLNFEKYLIEKDWSIRNLNNLHLIVR; via the coding sequence ATGAAACGAAAAATACATTCGAAATTCAACTCATTATCTAAACATGTAAAAATTACTATTACAATATTATTTATACTATTTTTTGTGTATACTGTTTTTATTTTCGTAAAAGATGGTTGGCAAGGAACACTCAATGACCTTCCCAAAAAAATAATAACCGGCACTATAAGTTTTATTGGAATATACGAAGCGGGAGTTTTGTTTTTTTCGCGTAATTTCAATGTCATAAAGCCATCTGCTACACCAACTGTTGTATTTGTTGATAGATCAAGCGAACTAAAACACTTAATTGATTTAATTTTAAAAAAACATAATATAAATATTATTGGACAAAGTGGTATAGGAAAAACACATCTAGCTAAACAATTAACTGCTATATTGAACCTAGAAGAAACACTAGAAGATAGATATAAAGATTTGACTCCAACCACAGATGTTTTGGCTTTTTACATACACAATGAAAATAATCTATCATTAGAAGAGATTGTTATAAGAGAAGTCAATAACTCAACTAATAAGGAGATTCTTACAATTAACAATGTATTAAAACTATTTGATGAAATTGGAACAAAACATATTATTCTTACTTTCGACGGTATCAAAAAAGATGCTGAACAAAGAGCCGAAATAGAATTATTATTAAAAAAATTACAGATGGATAAAATACAATTTATTATTATCTCAGAAGAAGTTTTAAATGCGCCTCAAGTAATAGCAACTAGTTTTGATATAGGGGAAAATCGATTTACCACTGTAGAAATCGGAGAAATGGTTGGAAAAATTTATGCAGATAAGATAGATACGGATATTGAAGCTATCTATCATAATAGTTCAGGATTACCAGTTTTAATTGATTTATTTGTGCGTAATTCCCATCCAGAAGGTAATTATCATTTTTCTAGTATCCTAGAATCGTTGTGGAAATCTGAATCACAATACAACTTGTTTCGTGAAATAATTGTTCGTTGTATCTATGATAACTCCGCGGAAATAGAAGATATTTCATTTGCAAAAATAGATATAGATGCATTGAACGATAAATATTTTATTAGTTATAAATTTGAAAATAATCAAGTAAAGATTCATAAATTAGTTGAACAAGGTTTTCATTATGTATTCGATAAGCGAGATAAAGACATTTATCAAAAATTACATGCTAAAACTTTTACGAAATATAGAAATACAGATGCAAAACGTGCATTAACACATTTGTTATGTGCTAATACTGAAAAAATTAATGAAGAAAGTGAATTCATTATAGCTACTTATGAGTCTCTCTTTGTAAGTGATTCGTATGATATATTGCTCAATTGTTTTCAATCTTTTAACAATAGGTGCAACAAGTCTGGCATTGATAAAAAAATAACCACATATATTACTTATGGTAATTTATATAGTTTAATGGGGATTGGGAGTTATAAGGATGCGGATAATTTCTTTGGAAAATTGACCGTTGATTATGCACCACTTCAAGTAAATCAGGCAGCGAATGAAATGGATTACCGGTTTCTATTTAAAAAAACAGATCTTTCTCATTTAGTTAATCATTTTGAAACAGCGCTTGAAGATCTTGAACTGCTGATAATCAGCCTTAAAAGCAGTAATATACCACAAAAAACCAAAGATAAATATGACTTAGAGTATCAATTATTAAGAGCGCATATTTATGGACATATGGGTGAAAATCTATACAATGTAGTAAAGATTTATTCAAATCTATTAGCGCAGGTGAGTAAATTTTATAAGCAAGAGCCTTCTGACTACTCTACAATTTATATTAAATCTCTTTATGGTTTAATTTGTTCACATATGGCGTTACATTCAGACACAAACGAGTTTTCTTATGAAGCACACTTTGAAATGATTAAGGAAGCGATTAGTAAAGATCCTTCTGAATTAGAGCACTTGCACTATCGTGTGAATCGCCACTATTCCATGTTTTTAAGACAGAAAAAGGACTTTATTAAGAGTGAGAAAGTCTTGAAAGATTCGATTTATTATTTTGAACAACACAACCATAGAATTATTTATGACTTTTACTTTTCGCTAGCGGACTTATACAGAGAGCAAGAGAAGTTTGATGATGCGATTGAAAACTATAAAATGGCAGAGCAATATGCAGAAAATATTTCAGATACTAATTTATATATCTATTGTCGATTAGGAACCATTTTAGCTATGGTTCAAAATAAAAAAAATAAAGAACAATATAGTGCTGAATTAATAAATCTTTTAAAACAAGCAAAAGAAGCTAAAATGTATATCCACGTGTTGCATATTCAACTGATATTATATGCTTTAACAAATCAACAAGAAACTAATGGATTATTGGTTAATGAACTTTCTAGTAGAGGGTTAAATTTCGAAAAATATTTGATAGAAAAAGATTGGTCTATTCGAAACTTAAATAACTTGCATTTAATTGTTAGGTAA
- a CDS encoding low temperature requirement protein A — protein sequence MGERKVSWLELFFDLIFVTAVASTTHLLLSIDNHPDKTAVYFGEYLLMVTPMFWAWVGQTMFFNRFGEKIKWPELYMLPQMFFLILMTASFDLTFSNTYYTFLIGYLGIRLITVIQYFVISRKLSGDARKVALMLGGVFLLGVITTATSMFFDGFWRYLVMYLGISVDIILPLFLSTTLRKVPVDFPHLAERFGLFVIITFGESIVAITTILVGHTLDWYTICYAGLGFLIISTLWASYFYSFEKVVDHHKETHGQFLIYGHFFIIVSVMLLAANLHLLFEGHLAKDVLLLMLFGSVAVFFISKQLVFAVHKKADVRFYVWKDVCLLGLLVGLFLVNLIGDLPVFVGLGSVLVCGVVDFWVWVGVKGK from the coding sequence ATGGGAGAACGAAAAGTTTCTTGGTTAGAGTTGTTTTTTGATTTAATATTTGTAACTGCTGTGGCTTCAACAACGCACCTATTATTAAGTATCGACAATCATCCGGATAAAACGGCGGTTTATTTTGGTGAATATTTGCTAATGGTGACTCCGATGTTTTGGGCTTGGGTTGGACAGACGATGTTTTTCAACCGCTTTGGAGAAAAAATCAAATGGCCTGAGCTTTATATGTTACCGCAAATGTTTTTCTTAATTTTGATGACAGCAAGTTTTGATTTAACTTTTTCGAATACGTATTATACTTTTTTGATTGGTTATTTGGGAATTCGGCTGATTACGGTGATTCAGTATTTTGTTATTAGTCGAAAGTTGTCGGGGGATGCGCGGAAAGTGGCATTAATGCTTGGGGGCGTGTTTTTGCTTGGTGTGATTACAACGGCGACTTCGATGTTTTTTGATGGCTTTTGGCGATATTTAGTTATGTATTTGGGAATTTCGGTTGATATTATTTTGCCGCTATTCTTATCGACTACACTGCGGAAAGTTCCGGTTGATTTCCCGCATTTGGCAGAGCGATTTGGGTTATTTGTGATTATTACGTTTGGTGAAAGTATTGTCGCGATTACGACGATTTTGGTGGGGCATACGCTGGATTGGTATACGATTTGTTATGCGGGGCTTGGGTTTTTGATTATTAGCACGCTTTGGGCTTCGTATTTTTATAGTTTTGAGAAGGTTGTCGATCATCATAAGGAGACGCACGGGCAGTTTTTGATTTATGGCCATTTCTTTATTATTGTTTCGGTTATGCTACTCGCGGCGAACTTGCATTTGTTGTTTGAAGGGCATTTGGCGAAGGATGTGCTGCTTCTGATGTTGTTTGGGTCCGTGGCGGTGTTTTTTATTTCGAAGCAGCTTGTGTTTGCGGTGCATAAGAAGGCGGATGTGCGGTTTTATGTTTGGAAGGATGTTTGTTTGCTTGGACTTTTGGTTGGGTTGTTTTTGGTGAATTTGATTGGGGATTTGCCGGTGTTTGTTGGTTTGGGGAGTGTTTTGGTTTGTGGGGTTGTGGATTTTTGGGTGTGGGTTGGGGTTAAGGGAAAATAA
- a CDS encoding Crp/Fnr family transcriptional regulator, which yields MEKQLEVILEDLEVNKADKDWVTYDTLSEGKTLENRRLLKHFLILEKGTLHLENQNSQILQFFTSGDIVFLSPFDMNVDMQLKLVCDQTAKIVFVDREYFLNFAANKASYMEWLLTSVLSNSAALCFELMKHDLPADERIVYTLQRLCKKTKTEEEATKDYYEVPNFLNKTKMAQYGSMSRKNLYNKLEVLEETKQVKRKNEKVFVKAAI from the coding sequence ATGGAAAAACAATTAGAAGTTATTTTAGAAGATTTAGAAGTTAATAAAGCTGATAAAGACTGGGTAACCTATGATACATTATCAGAAGGTAAAACTTTAGAAAATCGTCGTTTATTGAAGCACTTCTTAATTCTTGAAAAAGGAACCCTACACCTAGAAAATCAAAATTCACAAATCTTACAATTTTTCACTAGTGGCGATATTGTCTTTTTATCTCCGTTCGATATGAATGTCGACATGCAACTAAAACTGGTATGTGATCAAACAGCAAAAATTGTCTTTGTCGACCGGGAATACTTTTTAAATTTTGCCGCTAATAAAGCATCTTACATGGAATGGCTATTAACATCCGTCCTTTCTAACTCAGCGGCTCTATGTTTTGAATTAATGAAACATGACTTGCCAGCTGACGAACGAATTGTTTACACTTTGCAACGACTATGTAAGAAAACAAAAACAGAAGAAGAAGCAACGAAAGATTATTACGAAGTACCAAATTTCTTAAATAAAACAAAAATGGCACAATATGGATCTATGTCTCGAAAAAATTTATATAATAAATTAGAAGTTTTAGAAGAAACCAAGCAAGTGAAACGTAAAAACGAAAAGGTATTTGTTAAGGCTGCTATATAA